Proteins from a genomic interval of Niabella soli DSM 19437:
- a CDS encoding phosphoadenylyl-sulfate reductase: MANVFTAAQIQEIENAPLADALKRVTDQFPGETVLSSSLGQEDQVLTEVIATNKLPVRIFTLDTGRLFYEHYDLLEKTNARYRTNIEVYFPEAADVEAYVKEKGVNGFYESVENRKQCCFIRKVKPLNRALQGAKVWITGLRSEQSDNRKEMKMIEWDEDRKLYKFNPLIHWSYEQMIDYIKEKNIPYNPLHDKGFISIGCAPCTRAIERGEDPRAGRWWWEVSHKECGLHVHQ; this comes from the coding sequence ATGGCAAACGTGTTTACAGCAGCACAAATACAGGAAATAGAAAATGCTCCGTTGGCGGACGCGCTGAAACGGGTTACAGATCAGTTCCCCGGCGAAACCGTACTTTCCTCCTCGCTGGGCCAGGAAGACCAGGTGCTCACGGAAGTTATTGCCACCAACAAATTACCGGTGCGGATCTTTACACTGGATACCGGACGGTTGTTTTACGAGCATTATGATCTGTTGGAAAAAACCAATGCCCGGTACAGAACAAACATCGAGGTGTATTTTCCTGAAGCTGCCGATGTGGAGGCTTATGTAAAAGAAAAAGGCGTTAATGGTTTTTATGAATCCGTTGAAAACCGCAAGCAATGCTGTTTTATCCGGAAAGTAAAACCCCTGAACCGTGCACTGCAGGGCGCCAAGGTGTGGATCACCGGCCTGCGCAGCGAACAGTCGGACAACCGGAAGGAGATGAAAATGATCGAGTGGGATGAAGACCGTAAGCTATACAAATTCAACCCGCTGATCCATTGGAGCTATGAGCAGATGATCGATTATATCAAAGAGAAAAACATTCCGTATAATCCTTTGCATGATAAAGGCTTTATCAGCATTGGTTGTGCCCCCTGCACCCGGGCTATTGAGCGGGGTGAAGACCCCAGGGCCGGAAGGTGGTGGTGGGAAGTATCGCACAAAGAATGCGGGCTCCACGTGCACCAATAA
- a CDS encoding peroxiredoxin, with protein MSLRLGDIAPDFKAQSTEGEISFHDYLGNSWGVLFSHPADYTPVCTTELGKTALLKSEFEKRNVKALAVSVDPLDSHLGWRNDINETNNCSVDFPILADPDRNIATLYDMIHPNASEKATVRSLFIIGPDKKVKLIITYPASTGRNFQEVLRVIDSLQLTANHSVATPADWKQGEDVIIVPSISTEDAIKKFPKGVKEVKPYLRYTPQPNI; from the coding sequence ATGTCATTAAGATTAGGAGACATTGCGCCCGACTTCAAAGCGCAGTCCACAGAAGGAGAAATTTCTTTTCATGATTACCTGGGCAATTCCTGGGGCGTTCTTTTTTCACACCCCGCAGATTACACCCCGGTTTGTACAACAGAATTAGGGAAAACAGCTTTACTGAAAAGCGAATTTGAAAAAAGAAACGTGAAGGCGTTAGCCGTAAGCGTTGATCCGCTGGATTCACATCTGGGCTGGAGAAACGATATCAATGAAACCAACAATTGTTCCGTAGATTTCCCCATCCTGGCAGACCCCGATCGCAATATTGCCACACTTTATGACATGATCCACCCCAATGCTTCAGAGAAAGCAACCGTGCGTTCCCTGTTCATCATCGGGCCCGATAAAAAAGTAAAACTGATCATCACCTACCCTGCTTCTACCGGAAGAAATTTCCAGGAAGTACTGCGTGTGATCGATTCTTTACAGTTGACTGCCAACCACAGTGTGGCTACACCGGCAGACTGGAAGCAAGGTGAAGATGTGATCATCGTTCCTTCCATCAGCACGGAAGATGCTATTAAAAAATTCCCTAAGGGTGTAAAAGAGGTAAAACCTTACCTGCGTTATACGCCTCAACCGAATATTTAA
- a CDS encoding RrF2 family transcriptional regulator, giving the protein MLTKKSQYAFKALSYLADKQQDGPVLISEIAKKKRIPLKFLENILLELKKADILESKKGKGGGYFFKKNPADVKMATIIRLIDGPISMLPCVSLYFYERCKNCDEKHCGLNDVMKQVRDATLQVLENRTLKDLQD; this is encoded by the coding sequence ATGCTCACAAAAAAATCGCAATACGCTTTTAAAGCGCTTAGCTATCTGGCTGATAAGCAACAGGATGGCCCCGTGCTGATCTCCGAGATCGCAAAAAAGAAACGCATTCCTCTTAAGTTTCTGGAAAACATCCTGCTGGAGCTTAAAAAAGCAGATATCCTGGAAAGCAAAAAAGGTAAAGGCGGCGGTTATTTTTTCAAAAAAAATCCGGCCGATGTTAAAATGGCAACCATTATCCGGTTGATCGACGGGCCTATTTCCATGCTCCCCTGCGTAAGCCTGTATTTTTATGAACGCTGTAAAAATTGCGATGAAAAACACTGCGGGCTCAATGACGTTATGAAACAGGTGCGGGACGCTACGTTGCAGGTGCTGGAAAACCGCACGCTGAAAGACCTCCAGGATTAA
- a CDS encoding cation diffusion facilitator family transporter codes for MTTTESRQNIKIQKWVVAVSLLLLIIKFIAYFFTYSVAILTDALESIANVAAGFIGLYSLYLAAQPRDENHPYGHGKAEFLSAAVEGTMIGIAGLVILYKAIDQLIHPVMLNRLDIGMLLIAVTAIANYALGGVCIKIGKKNHSLALEVSGKHLQTDTWSTITIIIGLALVYFTGLHWIDSVVAILLAAFILYTSYTILRRSVAGIMDEADEQLLGEMIHYINEHRSQNWVDLHNFRVIKYGSVLHIDCHLTVPWYLNVLQAHQEIDKLTALIRNKYGEAVEFFVHSDGCRSFQCVLCSKEDCPERQMPFEKQIPWTLQNVLQNQRHRLK; via the coding sequence ATGACAACCACGGAATCCAGACAAAATATCAAAATTCAAAAGTGGGTGGTAGCAGTATCGCTGTTATTACTGATCATAAAATTCATCGCATATTTCTTTACGTACTCCGTTGCAATACTGACCGATGCGCTGGAAAGCATTGCCAATGTGGCCGCGGGCTTCATTGGGCTGTACAGCCTTTACCTGGCGGCGCAGCCACGCGATGAAAATCATCCTTATGGGCATGGCAAAGCTGAGTTTTTATCTGCCGCTGTTGAAGGCACCATGATCGGCATTGCGGGCCTGGTCATTTTATACAAGGCAATCGACCAGTTGATTCATCCCGTTATGTTGAACCGGCTGGACATCGGAATGCTGCTTATTGCCGTCACCGCAATTGCGAATTACGCCCTGGGAGGCGTTTGCATCAAAATAGGAAAAAAGAATCATTCCCTGGCGCTGGAGGTAAGTGGCAAACACCTGCAAACCGATACCTGGTCCACAATTACCATTATCATAGGACTGGCGCTGGTGTATTTTACAGGGCTGCACTGGATCGACTCGGTTGTGGCCATCTTACTTGCAGCCTTTATCCTATACACTTCCTATACCATATTACGCCGGTCGGTGGCCGGCATTATGGACGAAGCAGATGAGCAATTGCTCGGGGAAATGATCCACTATATAAACGAGCACCGCAGTCAAAACTGGGTCGACCTGCACAATTTCCGTGTTATAAAGTATGGCAGTGTATTGCATATTGATTGTCATCTTACCGTGCCCTGGTACCTGAATGTGCTCCAGGCCCACCAGGAAATTGATAAGCTGACGGCGCTGATCCGCAATAAATATGGCGAAGCGGTTGAATTCTTCGTTCATTCAGACGGCTGCAGGTCCTTTCAATGTGTGCTTTGTTCCAAAGAAGATTGCCCTGAAAGGCAAATGCCTTTCGAAAAACAGATCCCCTGGACCCTCCAAAATGTTTTACAGAATCAGCGTCACCGGCTGAAATAA